A single region of the Streptomyces sp. ITFR-16 genome encodes:
- a CDS encoding ABC transporter substrate-binding protein: MFYRASLQAAAALASLTLLAGCGLLPGGGSDVDQKLAVGTTSEPSTLDPAAAWDGSWELMRNVFQTLVSFPTGSTTPEPDAADNCRFTDNTSTAYRCQLRKGLKFSNGDKLDAEAVKYSIDRITEIGVKGGPVGMLGSLDRVETKGDDIVIFHLSKPDATFPFILATPAMSLVAPSAYSKHKIRTDGKVTGSGPYLLDAYKQGDRSELVKNPDYKGFADRKNDAVTIRYFKKSSDLVPALKKGEIDATYRGLSAEDVVGLEDNKDKDSDLQIVESVGADIRFLVFNPEDPAAGNPAVRRAIAQLVDRDALVAKVYQGTAEPLYSMVPKGIAAHTTSFFDTFGNPSAAKAKKILTDAGITKPVSMTFWFTTDRYGSSTAPEFDELKRQLESSGLFRITLKSRPWKTFQEGFTKGEYPVFGRGWFPDFPDPDNFIAPFVGKDSVTGRPYVKDEITKQLLPQSRKQSNRGAVGKEFERAQKILVDDVRLLPLWQGKLYVAAGEDIGGGERALDPQTVMQMWELYRKASW, translated from the coding sequence GTGTTCTACCGGGCCAGTCTGCAGGCCGCTGCAGCCCTTGCTTCCCTGACTCTGCTGGCCGGCTGCGGTCTGCTGCCCGGCGGCGGTTCGGACGTGGACCAGAAGCTTGCCGTCGGGACGACCAGTGAGCCCTCGACCCTCGACCCGGCGGCGGCGTGGGACGGCTCCTGGGAGCTGATGCGCAATGTGTTCCAGACCCTGGTGAGCTTCCCCACCGGCAGTACGACACCCGAGCCGGACGCGGCGGACAACTGCCGGTTCACCGACAACACCAGCACCGCCTACCGCTGCCAGCTGCGCAAGGGCCTGAAGTTCTCCAACGGCGACAAGCTCGACGCCGAGGCCGTGAAGTACTCCATCGACCGGATCACGGAGATCGGCGTCAAGGGCGGCCCCGTGGGCATGCTCGGCTCGCTCGACCGGGTGGAGACCAAGGGCGACGACATCGTCATCTTCCACCTGTCGAAGCCCGACGCCACCTTCCCCTTCATCCTGGCCACGCCGGCCATGTCGCTGGTGGCGCCGAGCGCCTACTCCAAGCACAAGATCCGCACCGACGGCAAGGTCACCGGATCCGGCCCCTACCTGCTGGACGCGTACAAGCAGGGGGACCGCTCCGAGCTGGTGAAGAACCCCGACTACAAGGGCTTCGCCGACCGCAAGAACGACGCCGTGACGATCCGGTACTTCAAGAAGTCCTCCGACCTGGTCCCGGCCCTCAAGAAGGGTGAGATCGACGCCACCTACCGCGGTCTGTCCGCCGAGGACGTCGTCGGCCTGGAGGACAACAAGGACAAGGACAGCGATCTCCAGATCGTCGAGTCCGTCGGCGCCGACATCCGCTTCCTCGTCTTCAATCCGGAGGACCCCGCCGCCGGCAACCCGGCCGTCCGGCGGGCGATAGCCCAGCTGGTGGACCGCGACGCCCTCGTCGCCAAGGTCTACCAGGGCACCGCCGAGCCGCTCTACTCCATGGTCCCCAAGGGCATCGCCGCCCACACGACCAGCTTCTTCGACACCTTCGGCAACCCGAGCGCGGCCAAGGCGAAGAAGATCCTCACCGACGCCGGCATCACCAAGCCGGTCTCCATGACGTTCTGGTTCACCACCGACCGGTACGGCTCCTCCACGGCCCCCGAGTTCGACGAGCTCAAGCGCCAGCTGGAGTCCTCCGGGCTGTTCCGCATCACCCTGAAGAGCCGGCCCTGGAAGACCTTCCAGGAGGGCTTCACCAAGGGCGAGTACCCCGTCTTCGGCCGAGGCTGGTTCCCGGACTTCCCGGACCCGGACAACTTCATCGCGCCGTTCGTGGGCAAGGACAGCGTCACGGGCCGGCCGTACGTGAAGGACGAGATCACCAAGCAGCTGCTGCCCCAGTCCCGCAAGCAGAGCAACCGGGGCGCGGTCGGCAAGGAGTTCGAGCGGGCCCAGAAGATCCTCGTCGACGACGTCCGGCTGCTGCCGCTGTGGCAGGGCAAGCTGTACGTCGCCGCGGGCGAGGACATCGGCGGCGGCGAGCGCGCCCTGGATCCGCAGACCGTCATGCAGATGTGGGAGCTGTACCGAAAGGCGAGCTGGTAG
- a CDS encoding integrase has product MQQMQGRLAVGGVPKDGFHVLRHTYASIMSEAGGSVVTLARRLGRSSPVITLGYYAHLMPEAGSKGRSGIDGLLGSGEFRPAGRNSPDSPSTVDR; this is encoded by the coding sequence GTGCAGCAGATGCAGGGCCGTCTGGCAGTGGGCGGCGTCCCCAAGGACGGATTCCACGTGCTGCGGCACACCTACGCCTCGATCATGTCGGAAGCCGGCGGGTCCGTTGTGACTCTGGCCCGGCGGCTCGGGCGCTCCTCGCCGGTGATCACCCTCGGTTACTATGCTCACCTCATGCCGGAGGCCGGCAGCAAGGGGCGCAGCGGCATTGACGGTCTGCTGGGGAGCGGGGAGTTCCGGCCTGCCGGCCGGAACTCCCCGGATTCCCCCAGCACGGTTGACCGGTGA
- a CDS encoding HipA family kinase — protein sequence MLEEVVATRYVTPLREGGSLPGIVEADDLGTYVMKFTGAGQGRKTLVAEVICGQLGRRLGLRVPDLVQIQLDPVIGLAEPDQEVQELLKASGGLNLGMDFLPGSLGFDALAYEVDPREAGRVVWFDALINNVDRSWRNPNMLVWHGDLWLIDHGATMIWHHNWPGARASAAKPYNASDHALAPFRPDVAAAAAELAPLVTEELLTEVAADVPDEWLVDEPGFDSTDRLRRAYVEALLPRAASIHERIVLDAPTPDKPSQAPGWITERLAPRHERANSEEGGRA from the coding sequence GTGCTGGAAGAGGTCGTCGCGACCCGCTACGTCACGCCCCTGCGTGAGGGCGGCTCGCTCCCTGGGATCGTCGAGGCCGACGACCTGGGTACGTACGTCATGAAATTCACCGGAGCAGGACAGGGCCGCAAGACGCTGGTCGCGGAGGTGATCTGCGGGCAGCTCGGCCGCCGGCTCGGGCTGCGCGTCCCTGATCTCGTACAGATCCAGCTGGACCCGGTCATCGGACTCGCCGAGCCCGACCAGGAGGTGCAGGAGCTCCTCAAGGCCAGCGGCGGGCTCAACCTGGGGATGGACTTCCTCCCCGGTTCGCTCGGCTTCGACGCGCTCGCCTACGAGGTGGATCCGCGCGAGGCCGGGCGGGTCGTCTGGTTCGACGCGCTGATCAACAACGTCGACCGGTCCTGGCGCAATCCGAACATGCTGGTCTGGCACGGCGACCTCTGGCTGATCGACCACGGCGCCACCATGATCTGGCACCACAACTGGCCCGGCGCCCGGGCCTCCGCCGCCAAGCCGTACAACGCCTCCGACCACGCGCTGGCCCCGTTCCGGCCCGATGTCGCCGCGGCCGCCGCCGAACTCGCCCCGCTGGTCACCGAGGAACTCCTCACCGAGGTCGCGGCCGACGTCCCCGACGAATGGCTGGTGGACGAGCCGGGCTTCGACTCGACCGACCGGCTCCGCCGCGCCTATGTGGAGGCGCTGCTGCCGAGGGCCGCGTCCATCCACGAGCGGATCGTGCTGGACGCCCCCACCCCCGACAAGCCCTCCCAGGCCCCGGGCTGGATCACCGAACGCCTCGCCCCGAGGCACGAGCGCGCGAACAGCGAAGAGGGCGGCCGGGCATGA
- the fabG gene encoding 3-oxoacyl-ACP reductase FabG — translation MSTSEQRVAIVTGAARGIGAATAVRLAAEGRAVAVLDLDEAACKDTVEKITAAGGRALAVGCDVSDSAQVEAAVARVAAELGAPTILVNNAGVLRDNLLFKMSESDWDIVMNVHLKGAFLMAKAVQKHMVDAKFGRIVSLSSSSALGNRGQANYAAVKAGLQGFTKTLAKELGKFGITANAVAPGFIVTEMTAQTAARVGMGFEEFQAAAATQIPVQRVGFPEDIANAIAFFSGDDAGFVSGQVLYVAGGPLN, via the coding sequence ATGTCCACCAGCGAGCAGCGCGTAGCCATCGTGACGGGAGCGGCGCGGGGCATCGGTGCCGCCACCGCGGTACGTCTGGCGGCCGAGGGCCGCGCCGTCGCCGTACTCGACCTCGACGAGGCGGCCTGCAAGGACACCGTCGAGAAGATCACCGCCGCCGGCGGCCGGGCCCTCGCCGTGGGCTGCGACGTGTCGGACAGCGCCCAGGTGGAGGCCGCCGTGGCGCGGGTCGCCGCCGAGCTCGGCGCCCCGACGATCCTCGTCAACAACGCGGGCGTGCTCCGCGACAACCTGCTCTTCAAGATGAGCGAGTCCGACTGGGACATCGTGATGAACGTCCACCTCAAGGGTGCGTTCCTGATGGCCAAGGCCGTCCAGAAGCACATGGTGGACGCCAAGTTCGGCCGGATCGTGTCGCTGTCCTCCTCCTCGGCCCTCGGCAACCGCGGCCAGGCCAACTACGCCGCGGTCAAGGCGGGCCTCCAGGGCTTCACCAAGACCCTCGCCAAGGAGCTGGGCAAGTTCGGCATCACCGCCAACGCCGTGGCCCCCGGCTTCATCGTCACGGAGATGACGGCGCAGACCGCGGCCCGGGTCGGCATGGGCTTCGAGGAGTTCCAGGCGGCGGCCGCCACCCAGATCCCGGTGCAGCGCGTCGGCTTCCCCGAGGACATCGCCAACGCCATCGCCTTCTTCTCGGGCGACGACGCCGGCTTCGTCTCCGGCCAGGTCCTGTACGTCGCCGGCGGACCGCTCAACTGA
- a CDS encoding TetR family transcriptional regulator, whose translation MATRTPASVRGDLITDAALDLLAERGMRGLTHRAVDERAGLPQGSTSNYARTRQSLLEATVRRLAEREARVLAPDELPAPGASPDASAGPDGPALPGPLDADALIAGLALALHRYLTHHPELLVCRYELALEATRRPELRTFFDETGRQFREPLVALMTAAGSPEPERHTLSLVAWCEGLMFSCAAGSYHRSVPTEAELRTGFGELLRGMLGR comes from the coding sequence ATGGCCACACGCACCCCCGCTTCCGTCCGGGGCGACCTGATCACCGATGCCGCGCTCGACCTGCTCGCCGAGCGCGGCATGCGGGGGCTGACCCACCGCGCGGTGGACGAGCGGGCCGGCCTTCCCCAGGGGTCGACGTCGAACTACGCCCGCACCCGGCAGTCCCTGCTGGAGGCGACCGTGCGGCGCCTGGCGGAGCGGGAGGCCCGGGTCCTCGCCCCCGACGAGCTCCCGGCCCCCGGGGCGTCCCCGGACGCCTCAGCCGGCCCGGACGGCCCCGCCCTCCCCGGCCCGCTCGACGCCGACGCACTGATCGCCGGACTCGCGCTCGCCCTGCACCGTTATCTGACGCACCACCCGGAGCTGCTCGTGTGCCGGTACGAACTGGCCCTGGAGGCCACCCGGCGCCCCGAACTGCGCACGTTCTTCGACGAGACGGGACGGCAGTTCCGCGAGCCCCTGGTGGCGCTGATGACGGCGGCCGGGTCCCCGGAGCCGGAGCGGCACACGCTGTCCCTGGTGGCCTGGTGCGAGGGGCTGATGTTCTCGTGCGCGGCCGGCTCCTACCACCGCTCCGTGCCGACGGAGGCGGAGCTGCGCACGGGCTTCGGCGAGCTGCTGCGCGGGATGCTGGGGCGCTGA
- the ung gene encoding uracil-DNA glycosylase, with amino-acid sequence MTDTDLLPESWRGVLGDELQKPYFKELTAFVEEERSAGPVYPPREQVFAALEATPYDKVKVLVLGQDPYHGEGQGHGLCFSVRPGVKTPPSLRNIYKEMQEELGLPVPDNGYLMPWAQQGVLLLNAVLTVRAGEANSHKGKGWEKFTDAVIRAVASRPDPAVFVLWGNYAQKKLPLIDEERHVVVKGAHPSPLSAKKYFGSRPFTQINKAVADQGHQPIDWRIPDLG; translated from the coding sequence GTGACCGACACCGACCTGCTGCCCGAGTCCTGGCGCGGCGTCCTCGGCGACGAGCTGCAGAAGCCGTATTTCAAGGAGCTCACCGCCTTCGTCGAGGAGGAGCGGTCCGCCGGACCGGTCTACCCGCCCCGGGAGCAGGTGTTCGCGGCCCTGGAGGCGACTCCGTACGACAAGGTGAAGGTCCTGGTCCTGGGCCAGGACCCGTATCACGGCGAGGGCCAGGGGCACGGCCTGTGCTTCTCCGTGCGGCCCGGGGTGAAGACGCCCCCCTCGCTGCGCAACATCTACAAGGAGATGCAGGAGGAGCTCGGTCTGCCCGTCCCGGACAACGGATATCTGATGCCGTGGGCCCAGCAGGGCGTGCTCCTGCTCAACGCCGTGCTGACGGTGCGCGCGGGCGAGGCCAACTCGCACAAGGGCAAGGGCTGGGAGAAGTTCACGGACGCCGTGATCCGCGCGGTCGCCTCCCGGCCCGACCCGGCGGTCTTCGTGCTCTGGGGCAACTACGCGCAGAAGAAGCTCCCGCTCATCGATGAGGAGCGCCATGTAGTGGTGAAGGGCGCGCACCCCTCGCCCCTCTCGGCGAAGAAGTACTTCGGATCGCGCCCCTTCACGCAGATCAACAAGGCCGTCGCCGACCAGGGGCACCAGCCGATCGACTGGCGCATCCCCGACCTGGGCTGA
- a CDS encoding SDR family oxidoreductase — protein MTVQDSGKVALITGASRGIGYGIAEALVARGDRVCITGRGEDALKEAVEALGSDRVIAVAGKAHDEAHQAAAVERTMEAFGRVDFLVNNAGTNPVFGPIAELDLNVARKVFETNVISALGFAQQTWKAWQKENGGAIVNIASVAGVSASPFIGAYGMSKAAMVNLTLQLAHEFAPVVRVNSIAPAVVKTRFAQALYEGREAEAAAAYPLGRLGVPEDIGGAAAFLTSSQSDWITGQTLVVDGGIFLNAGVG, from the coding sequence ATGACTGTGCAGGACAGTGGCAAGGTCGCGCTGATCACCGGCGCGAGCCGGGGCATCGGCTACGGCATCGCGGAGGCGCTCGTCGCCCGCGGCGACCGGGTGTGCATCACCGGCCGGGGCGAGGACGCGCTGAAGGAAGCCGTCGAGGCGCTCGGCTCCGACCGGGTCATCGCCGTCGCCGGCAAGGCGCACGACGAGGCGCACCAGGCGGCGGCGGTCGAGCGCACGATGGAGGCGTTCGGCCGGGTCGACTTCCTGGTCAACAACGCCGGTACGAACCCGGTCTTCGGTCCGATCGCCGAGCTGGACCTCAACGTCGCCCGCAAGGTCTTCGAGACGAACGTGATCTCGGCGCTCGGCTTCGCCCAGCAGACCTGGAAGGCCTGGCAGAAGGAGAACGGCGGGGCGATCGTCAACATCGCCTCCGTCGCCGGTGTCTCCGCCTCGCCCTTCATCGGCGCGTACGGGATGAGCAAGGCGGCCATGGTCAACCTGACCCTCCAGCTGGCGCACGAGTTCGCGCCGGTCGTCCGGGTCAACTCGATCGCGCCCGCGGTCGTGAAGACCCGCTTCGCCCAGGCCCTGTACGAGGGCCGCGAGGCGGAGGCGGCCGCCGCCTACCCGCTGGGCCGGCTCGGTGTGCCGGAGGACATCGGCGGTGCCGCGGCCTTCCTCACGTCCAGCCAGTCCGACTGGATCACCGGGCAGACCCTGGTCGTCGACGGCGGTATCTTCCTGAATGCCGGAGTGGGCTGA
- a CDS encoding DUF3037 domain-containing protein translates to MSERDVFEYALVRVVPRVQRGEFFNAGVVVYCRAKGFVAARTELDEAKLRALDPAADVTGVRAALHAVEGVCRGGPYAGQAAGDDAGRRFRWLIAPRSTVVQPSPVHSGLTTDPEAEVERLLDLLVR, encoded by the coding sequence ATGAGTGAGCGCGATGTCTTCGAGTACGCGCTGGTGCGCGTGGTGCCCCGCGTCCAGCGCGGGGAGTTCTTCAACGCCGGAGTGGTGGTCTACTGCCGGGCCAAGGGCTTCGTGGCCGCCCGGACCGAACTCGACGAGGCGAAACTCCGGGCGCTGGACCCCGCGGCCGATGTGACCGGGGTGCGCGCCGCCCTGCACGCCGTCGAGGGCGTCTGCCGCGGCGGTCCGTACGCGGGCCAGGCGGCCGGTGACGACGCCGGACGGCGCTTCCGCTGGCTGATTGCCCCGCGCTCCACCGTGGTCCAGCCCAGCCCCGTCCACAGCGGCCTCACCACCGACCCCGAGGCCGAGGTCGAGCGCCTGCTCGACCTGCTGGTGCGCTGA